A region of Oryctolagus cuniculus chromosome 3, mOryCun1.1, whole genome shotgun sequence DNA encodes the following proteins:
- the PRSS37 gene encoding probable inactive serine protease 37, whose translation MKFTFYLCILAGASFFAHSSVQKEDPAPYLVYLKSHFNPCVGVLIKTDWVLAPAHCYLPNLKVMLGNFKSRVRDGTEQTINPIQIIRYWNYNDTSPQDDLMLIKLAKPAALNHKVQPLALATSNIRPGTVCLLSGLDWSQENSGRHPDLRQNLEAPVMSDKECQKTEQGRNHRNSLCVKFIKVFSRIFGEVAVATVLCKNKLQGIEVGHFMGGDVGIYTNVYKYVSWIETTTKDKKH comes from the exons ATGAAATTTACGTTCTATCTGTGTATCCTTGCTG GGGCATCTTTCTTCGCTCACTCGTCTGTCCAGAAAGAAGACCCTGCTCCCTACTTGGTATACCTCAAATCTCACTTTAATCCTTGTGTGGGTGTCCTCATCAAAACTGattgggttctagccccagctcaCTGCTACTTACC GAATCTGAAAGTAATGCTGGGAAACTTCAAGAGCAGAGTCAGAGACGGCACAGAGCAGACGATCAACCCTATCCAGATCATTCGCTACTGGAACTACAATGACACCTCCCCACAGGATGACCTCATGCTCATTAAACTGGCCAAGCCTGCCGCCCTTAACCACAAAGTCCAGCCCCTGGCCCTTGCCACCAGCAATATCCGGCCAGGAACCGTCTGTCTGCTGTCAGGTTTGGACTGGAGCCAGGAAAACAGTG GCAGACATCCTGACCTACGGCAGAACCTAGAGGCCCCGGTGATGTCCGACAAAGAGTGCCAAAAAACTGAACAAGGGAGAAACCACAGGAACTCCTTGTGTGTTAAATTTATCAAAGTATTCAGCAGAATTTTTGGG GAGGTGGCTGTCGCTACGGTCCTCTGCAAGAACAAACTCCAGGGAATCGAGGTCGGTCACTTCATGGGAGGGGACGTCGGCATCTACACCAACGTTTACAAATACGTGTCCTGGATTGAGACAACCACCAAGGACAAGAAACACTGA